The genome window aaataattacattatctttaattattattattttttataaattactaaactaaCAATTTTTGCCAATTATTTTCATAGAAATTACTTATTTTCATTAAGTAGAACAATCAAATGAGAGATTAGCTCCTcggtaaaattttatatagagatgggttggattaaattattattagggAGATTGTGCCTAAGATTGAAACATTTTTCTactttcagttttttttattaatatcaaaattgtgTAGAGACTCGACCAAGATAAATTATTAAGGCCCCGTTCTCCTCTGTTTAATTGATGAGATTTTATATGGAAAAACACTTTTCCAtcaaaagcaataaagaacacacTTCATTTCGTACCAAATTTTTAACTTAGTGCAGGTGCTTTTGAGCatataaaaagcaaaaaaatttagttttttcaactaaaaagtgcttttgggctgttcttttacatttttagcCACACacatttgagaaagaaataAGGCTGGTTCTTCTCTGTTAGTGTTGGTGTTCCCGACGGCTACTTTTTTTTCCTCCAAATTTTGTTCTCTGCTAGTACTGTTGTTCCTCTGCTTGctggttctttgttcctctgcttgttctaattaaatttagtaaataattaatattaattacttagaaatatttaaaattaatattatatattaaaatattaacaataagttataataaattatttttttatatttttgctaaaatatcataatattaactaatttgaacattatttaaatacatatttgttactttataatatcgtgtctaaaatggatattttattcttcaaaaatactttttgacagcaataccaaatacttaaattttttaaaagcacttctcaaaagcacttttccacggcacttttcaaaagcaacgAAGAACTGACCCTAAGGGAGAAGACGAGAAAACAAGCGAAATGTATATCAAAAGTCGGAATATCTATATAAAAGATTTTCAAAATGTGTAAAGTagattgttgacaccatttttttgataaaacggggtcgacttaaattttaaaaatgaaaacgaaaatgggagtcgccaccaatccttttttgatgaggtgtgatcaggtCACCGAAGAAAATggctatttttaataaacggtttggtttattaaaataacgCTTTTtgggtctacgaaattcagaaagatgggttcgggagttggttacgtacgaggaaggattagcaccctcgtaacgcccaaaattggtacctagttgattgattagtgtctttgtgtcgaaaattaaaactcgaaaagaatttaaaaatatgatccttctttatattgtgttattttaaaaatgactcgaataaatcaaaatgaaaaatgcctTCTTATCTCGAattaacaagatgtcacatccagtaagttaggacacaacacctcgtattttgagagtaagcttgcatttcactttttatttaagcctcatttattttgattttaaaaggatattcgattACTTAGAatcaacgagaaaaatcgaagctcagaaagttagggcacgattttctcgaattttctaaatatagagtattgcctttattttttgaaattttatgtgtttgaaatttaaaaggatattttgctatttgggtttaacgagaaaatcgaggcccagtaagttagggtacaatttcccgaattttcaaaatgcaaaatattgccttatttttaagATTGGTTATGAATTTGAGTGATATAGTAGTGAAAtgaaaaacatttaattcatttgttttcAATAGAAGCATTTGACACACAAAATGAATCATACGTGCTATACAACATGCATCTAAACAACCGTGGCATAATGTGCATAAAGTCAAATAGTTGATAATTACAAGTTTAATATCAACATGCATGAATAATAGTTATGTAAGCAACAATAAAAAGATAACAATAatacaataacaaataaacGTAATACAaaggaaatttgaaaagtattttgagaataacaaataaataacctTGAAGAAAATGAAGCTAATGTAATTTTGACcaaaactagaaaataaataaataaataaccttGAAGAAAAAACATTCAATGactgatttttattaaaaaagaacgtaaaatataaaatattaaaatgaaaaatgaaaaaaataaacgataaataaaaaatataaaataaaaaaatcggtTAAATAGGCCGAGGATCGAATCGCATCCAGGTTCAAATTTTGGGGTCAAAATcgcaaaaatctaaaaaaaggGATGCAAGGGACTGGACTTGAAATGCGCTCAAAGTTCAAAGGACCTACAGAGAAATAATCCCCCAGTCCAGAAACACAGCATTTTAACCGAGGGGGTCACACCTGACCCAAGGACCGAATTGAAACAGGGGCAAAATTCGCGGCctaatttcaaaacaaatgaaaaaggatCAGATTGCACCACAGCCAAAGAGCGGAAGGACTCCGCACGCAATTAGCCCCTTCACCGCAAACACGAGGATCCTGAGATGGGTCGGGTCAGCGCTCGGGTATGTCgatgaaacgacgtcgtttcgaCATCAGTGATTTgcgcaaaacggcgccgtttaccCCATgcgatttaaataaaaatttttctgaaattttcatttttgtcaatccaaaagaaaaaactttttaaaaaaatcttctttTCTCTCAGGACTCTCCCCTCTCTGGGCCAAGATCTGGTCGTGGCCACTCCGCAGCGCCGCCGTAGCCGGTCGCCGCCGTAGCCGGTGGCCGGCGTTGCGCAAAGGGGAAAAATCTAGCCCGTTTCAAATCTCATTCAGAGGCCGAGGTTGCTTGGCCTGAACGCCGAGAGAAATAAACTTTTGGCCCTGCCTTTAAGCCGATTTCGGCGACGGAGAGGGCTCCAACGACGCGGCCAAGGGCGCCCCAGGTATTTCTTTCCTCCCCTCTCTCTTAATCTACACTATTTGTTAAAACCGAAAAGTAAAAGCAATAAAAGAGGGAAAACAGAAAACGAAATGAATACAATCAAATTTCCACCTTTTAAAATCTCAGTTCTGTATTCGATTACTCTGGTAAGCGTtcgtaaaaaaaatacaacgaGAAAgctttggcttttatagccatattACAATCGTTtcgtcttttctttttttttgttttttgttctttatttcaCCGGATTCTCCTGTTGCTTTTCATTTACTCCTCTGCAGGTGTCAGACAAGGCCAACGGCGGTGGCAGGGCGCGTGCACGAGGAGCGGCAGAGGCATGGTAAACATGCGGCACAAAGAGGATTAGAGAACCCTAGGTTTGCTGAGAATAGTTTGTGGGCTAGGGTTGTAAATGGGTTTTGGgcttatttttatgtttgggtttgttatttttttttgtaaaatagaCTGTTATTTTTGTATCTGGGCTTGGGTAGAAATTGGGCttctacagctgcccctctttgcttattTTCTTGTAACGAGAATaaagcaaagactaagaaagaccaattttgcctgTACTCGCTGAGTTCTGACTTCTTGATGCCTTTCTTCTTCAAGTGGCCTTATTTCAATCTACTATGTCTTGTAGCTTTGATCCACTTCGCGGCATATTTAGAGAGATTTAActtcaatctactctactgcaactccATGGGGATGAAATTtgtgtcttcaatctgctccactgctgcttagggagataaggtctgttgttctgtctgctccactactgcttagggagataagacttaatgcgatctgctccactattgcttagggagataagatctgtagttttgtctgctccactactgcttagggagataagacttgatgcgatctgctccactactgcttagggagataagatctatggCTTTGTCTGCTctgctactgcttagggagataagacttgatgtgatCTGATCTattactgcttagggagataagatctgtggctTTGTCCGCTCCGTTActgcttaaggagataagacttgatgtgatctgatctactactgcttagggagataagatctgcggctctgtctgctccactactacttagggagataagacttgatgtgatctgctccactactgcttagggagataagatctgtggctttgtctgctccactactacttagggagataatacttgatgtgatctgctccactactgcttagggagataagatctgtggctttgtctgctccgctactgcttagggagataagacttgatgcaatctgctccactactgcttagggagataagatctgtggttttgtccgctccgctactgcttagggagataagacttgatgtgatctgctccactacttcatagggagataagatctgtaatcttcaatctatttcactgctgcccagggagatagaactactgacttcaatgtactccactgtaatctcagggaggtaaaatccgccatcttcgacctgctccactactgcttagggagataaggctggaatcttcgatctgcttcgctgttactgcaggaaggcaagatctgcaatcttcggtctgttctctggggaacatgacctgtaaaatCCAATttatggacctatttatgcctagtgtttaggatgacatgatcagaataaatcaaatgctcctaactagatgtgtatgaacgATATTTGcattgaatgatatttgcatgaatgcagaatgtcatgagaatgatctcttttaatgtttgggttgtCATTGCTCAATGTTTATCAAGGCTTTATCGCTGATGCGTCACTGTGCCTTCTTATTCAGCTAGTAACTTTGACAGCAAATCCAAAGAAATAGTCGTAATTCAGACCATTCTTTCTCAAATGTCCCTAACCCTTAAGTTGGTcaattctaaacaatagtcctgttttgggtcctcgtactatttagaaatttcagagtaatatgcaggACTTGTTCTGCTCGAATATTGTCAACCTagtaatcgttatttcaataaaaatgctTGAATAAGATTACCAAAATAAACgagatgaaattttgttaagagcAAAActctaaacaaataaatcaatcaagataacaaattttgttgagatacgaaatgaataagatgaaaagaTTGTCACAATggataaaaatggaaattaattGAGAGCAAAGttctaaatgaacaaattaatcaagatagagattttgctaagatacaaaaacaaatgagatgaaaacaggtgccccagatatcgcagcgtGAGCTTCTTTGCCTTAAACTTCTTGAAgacccttttgaacttgatatgtgtttagaagtcttgaaagactttgttgatgccccaagatgtagcatctCTCCTCTTATTATCTTGGAGATGATAAGATTATCGTATGCCTCGTATTTGATCAAAAAATTGAACTGCccattcctgggttttcaattcaatacccatttggtctcaaggcgccctttgcgggttttcgccttggcctctccttcttcctcttttttttgtttttttaggcaAAGTACATCTTCACTGAATCCGAATTCATGGGATTGGCCAAGctttttccatccatttcagTTAAAATTAATGCTCCTCCAGAAAAAGCCTTCTTCACCACATAAGGTCcctcccagtttggcatccactttcctctgaagtctttttgtatgggaaggatcctCTTCAGTACCAAGTCCCCTTCATGGAAGTTCCTAGGATAAACTTTCTTATCGTAAGCTCGtatcattcgtttctggtacatttgaccatggcGGATAGCTCTTAACATCTTTTTTTCAATCAAGTTTAGCTGATCGTATCGGGATTGGACCCATTCCGCTTCGTCTAACTTTAGTTCTGACAAAactcggagagaaggaatttcaacctcaattGGTAAcactgcctccattccataaaccaaagagaatGGTGTTGCCCGGTAGAAGTCCTGACGGACGTTCGATAAGCATAGAGagcgaatggtaacttctcgTGCCAATCTCTATAGGTCTCAGTCATCTTCTCCACAAtccttttgatatttttattggctGCCTCCACCGCGCCGTTCATCTTCGGACGATATGGCGATGAGTTGTGGTgcttgatcttgaattgaccgCAAACCTCTgctatcgtgctattgttcaagttcaatgcgttgtcagatataatcctttcgagcattccatatcgacatatgatttctttctttaaaaactTGCTGACGGCTGCCTTTGTGACGTTGGCGTAAGAAGTAgcctctacccacttagtaAAGTAGTCAATCATTACAAAAAGGAAACGATGTCCGTTTGAAGCCTTTGGCAATATCGGCCCAATGACGTCCatgccccacatggagaaaggccatggggAAGTCATGACGTGAAGAGGTGAGGGAGGTACATGAATTTTGTCTCCGTAAATctggcatttatggcacttcttagCATATTTGATGCAGTCTCCTTCCATGGTAGACCAGTAATATCCGAATTTCATGATTTGTCTGGCCATTGTGAAACCGTTAGCGTGTGTTCCACAAATACCAtcatggacttcttccaagATCTGTTTGGCCTCCACagcgtccacacatcttaacagCACCTGATCCTTTCCTCTTTTGTACAGGATCTCTCCATCTGAGACGTAGTCACTAGCCAGCCTCCTCAACGTTCTCTTGTCATTCTCAGTTGCTTGGTTTGGGTATTCGCGATTTTTCACGTATCGCAATATGTCCTGATACCAAGGGTTGTCgtctttttcctcttcctcgTCAACGTTACAACAGCGGGCTGGAGCATCATAAATGCTCATTTGGATAGGCTTCACATCctcttgtttatttactttcatcaTGGAAGCCAATGTAGCCAAAGCATCGGCCATTTGATTCTCATCTCGCGGGAGGTAACAGAAAGTGATATCATCAAATTCCTCAATCAATTCGAGAACCAGCTTTCTGTAACTGATCAATTTGGGATCCCTTGTCTCCCATTCGCCTTTGAGCTGATAGGTTACTAGTGCGGAAACTCCATACACCTCTAGTACTTTGATTTTACGTTCGATAGCTGCACGGATACCCATAATGCACGCTTCGTACTCtgccatgttatttgtgcaatcaaagtctAATTTGCTGGTGAATGGATAATAATCTCCGTTCGGGGATATCAAGACTGCCCCAATTTCGTTGCCTACGGCGTTTGAAGCTCCGtcgaagtttaatttccaaacATCGCCTTTTTGGTTATCATCTTCGGCGGTTGCTACATACATCAGAtcctcatttggaaaatcaaagctCAAAGGCTCATAATCTTCTAAAGCTCTGGTAGCCAAAAAATCCGCTATTGCACTTCCTTTTATAGCCTTTTGACTCACAtaaactatgtcaaattcagacaGTAGAATTTGCCATCGGGCCATCCTTCCATTTAGAGCAGTCGATTCCATCATGTATTTCAGAGGGTCCAACTTTGAGATTAACCAAGTCGTATGGTATAACATGTATTGCCTCAATCTCCGAGTAGTCCAGACCAAGACGCAGCATAATTTTTCAATTGGCGAGTATCTCGTTTCACATTCAGTGAacttcttgctgagatagtagattgctctttcttttcgtcctgactcatcatgttggccgAGCACACACCCCATAGAATTTTTGAATACTGTCAAGTATAGTATCAGTGGCTTGTCCGGGCATGGTGGCATTAGTACTGGGGCATTGGACaggtaatgtttaaattttttaaaagttttctggCACTCCTCGTCCCATacacctggattatgtttcCTAAAAAGACGGAGGatagggtcacatttctcagttaactgtgaaatgaatcgagcgatgtaatttagtcttcccagaaaacctcgaacttctttttgAGTACTTGACGGAGGTAATTCTTGTATGGCTTTAACTTTGTCTTGGTCAATTTCAATTCCCCTTTCACTGACTAAGAATCCTAACAACTTTCCTGATCTAGCCCCGAAAGTACACTTGGCTGGGTTAAGTTTTAGCTGGAATTTCCTTAATCTTAGGAATAGTTTTCTCAAAACTTGCACATGCTCTTTTCAGTTCTGGACTTCGCAATCATATCGTCAACGTAGACTTCAATctctttgtgcatcatgtcgTGGACTAGggttaccatggctctttgataaGTTGCCCCGGCGTTTTTCAATCCAAATGGAATCACCTTATAACAAAACGTTCCCCACATAGTTATGAATGTAGTCTTTTCCATGTCTTCAGAATGCATTTTTATCTGGTTGTATCTTGAGAAGCCGTCCATGAAGGAGAAAAGTAAGTATCCAGCCGTGTTGTCTACCAAGGTATCGATATGAGGCAGTGGGAAATTATCCTTTGGGCTGGCTTTGTTCAAGTCTCTGTAGTCTACACACATTCGCACattcccatctttcttaggaaCAGGGACTATATTGGCAACCCATTCTGAATACTTGACCACCTGTAAGAAACCAGCATCAAATTGCTTCTTAacttcttcctttatttttagcaaGACATCAGGCCTCATCCTTCGGAGCTTTTGTTGAATTGGCCTACATTCTTCCTTTATAGGCAGTCGGTGTACCACGAAATCAGTACTTAACCCAGGCATATCTTGATaggaccatgcgaagacatctttaaaCTCTTGAAGCAACTCAACGAGGTCTCGCCTTGTTTCCTCGGTAATACCAGCGCCAATCTTTACACTCCTTCCCTCTTCTAATATCACGACTTCTACTGATTCCTCATAGGGCaggatttgtttttcttcttcctctacCATTCTTAACAAATTCGGAGATAAAACGTTGTCTTGGTCATCTTCAAAATCTTGAGGATCATCCACACTCATGTCTCGTTCAAATAGGAACTCAGAGTTAGTAACAGCGTCGCTCGTCTCGTTGATATCTGAAGACCTGTTATTGGGACAAAAGGAGGCCcaaataaaagaatctaagaatacTTATATGCGTAGTATGATTATAAATggaatgaaaagaatgaaagaatatttgctcaatGTGAGACTGAATGATAAGTTTTCATTGAAATTAGATTTTAGGCATGTGCCTTTTACAAAAGACTCTTATTACCCCCAGGCTTAGGGCAACaagtgttctgaatattactctgaattagttctaaatgttacagggatctcttctgcagtccaattattCAGAACACTTCCAGGTTCGTAAGGGCGAATGCCCGATAAATTCCTTTCCATCCTTTCTTCCGCGGATATGGCATTGATGTCCAACCTTCCAGTCCTTCCTTCCGtaacttcattcttttcttcGGGGTAGACAAATCCCCCTGAAACAAATGTCTTAGATATATGAGGAATGGTCATCGGTCCCCATTCGATTTCTATCCCGCTCAAATGTGCTCTTCTTTTCTCCCATTTTTTCTCTAACTCCTTCTTCCTTTCCCTCGCGTCAGGCTTATACCCCAAACCACAACGGTCCTATTTGTTGACCAAGATCGGTACCTCAAACCGTCCCTGGAGGTATTTTCCAAGTCCTCTTCCAAGCAACGCTCCTCTTCCCATTGTTAGCTGTAAACTCATTGACGTAGTTTTGGATATCTTAGGCTCTGGAATTTTGCTCCCCTCGACGACAAATGTTTCATTTACGAATTCCAATGATTGAAATGAACATTCTATCGTTTCACTGTCGGCCTCTATATATGGCATGTCATCGGTGACTGATGCAATGATGTCTTCTTCGGTGCCTATATTTACCAATCGACCCTCTGTtactaattttaacttttgGTGAAGTGATGATGGTACAGCCCCTGTAGAATGGATCCAAGGCCTCCCCA of Gossypium raimondii isolate GPD5lz chromosome 3, ASM2569854v1, whole genome shotgun sequence contains these proteins:
- the LOC105795663 gene encoding LOW QUALITY PROTEIN: uncharacterized protein LOC105795663 (The sequence of the model RefSeq protein was modified relative to this genomic sequence to represent the inferred CDS: inserted 3 bases in 3 codons; substituted 3 bases at 3 genomic stop codons) is translated as MDQRLERLEKIQKEMQEKMQERLDKIQQDALESQRIMSQLAQLLADKGKSPVINSGVDQEDLVYPLGFTPTSTQAQLDMCPQGALGPQYRAGASVPMHFQVGSGSNPGDNPTNPVVPDLDDIAEMEKAKTDLPKQLEERCRWLEEKFRAMESINYQCGVDAKDLSLVPDLVLPPKFKMSEFERYNGTSCPEAHITMFCRRMTGXVNNDQLLIHCFQDSLIGSAAKWYNQLSRTKVGSWRDLAQAFMRQYSHVTDITPDRITLXNMEKRPNESFRQYAQRWREVAMQVQPPLLEKEVTMLFINTLKGPFINHMLGSTTKSFSDMVMSREMIENVIRSGKIDVGESSKRPALRKKESKVNNVGIYSKSYSKPITVGPPRTVATSHQGPSRKEPNTRPNAERLQFTPIPITYKELYQKLFNAHIVSPHYLEPMQPPYPKWYDMNAQCEYHAGIPGHSIENCTAFKKAVKKFIKMGIVKFDNPSGPNVAGNPLLNLSDKGVNAIIKNGGRRIKDDIADVNTPLKWIWRQMINGGLIKQESKEGPEGIKKYCEFHAKEDHDIQNCTEFRAMVQNLMNNKELEFYEEINGLEEGEVFASEEGLTGKAQNHPIVIISRPRNTGSGIQLALGVIIQKPVPFPYNDSKKVPWSYDYNMTISENLINVSEEGNDVGFYTRSGKYYDPENTKGEPIKGKALAVEQDKTKTARIESLVNKPVTENETREFLNFLKHSEYSVVEQLHKLPARISVLELLLSSEIHRNALIKVLNETYVASDISVNKLDHLVNNINADNFVFFNDDEIPPGGMGSTKALHITARCKGCILPRVLVDNGSTLNILPLSILNRLPVDSSHMKSCXNIVRAFDGTERKVMGRIEIPLLIGPNIYEVDFLXMDIKPSYNCLLGRPWIHSTGAVPSSLHQKLKLVTEGRLVNIGTEEDIIASVTDDMPYIEADSETIECSFQSLEFVNETFVVEGSKIPEPKISKTTSMSLQLTMGRGALLGRGLGKYLQGRFEGDLSTPKKRMKLRKEGLEGWTSMPYPRKKGWKGIYRAFALTNLEVSSDINETSDAVTNSEFLFERDMSVDDPQDFEDDQDNVLSPNLLRMVEEEEKQILPYEESVEVVILEEGRSVKIGAGITEETRRDLVELLQEFKDVFAWSYQDMPGLSTDFVVHRLPIKEECRPIQQKLRRMRPDVLLKIKEEVKKQFDAGFLQVVKYSEWVANIVPVPKKDGNVRMCVDYRDLNKASPKDNFPLPHIDTLVDNTAGYLLFSFMDGFSRYNQIKMHSEDMEKTTFITMWGTFCYKVIPFGLKNAGATYQRAMVTLVHDMMHKEIEVYVDDMIAKSRTEXEHVQVLRKLFLRLRKFQLKLNPAKCTFGARSGKLLGFLVSERGIEIDQDKVKAIQELPPSSTQKEVRGFLGRLNYIARFISQLTEKCDPILRLFRKHNPGVWDEECQKTFKKFKHYLSNAPVLMPPCPDKPLILYLTVFKNSMGCVLGQHDESGRKERAIYYLSKKFTECETRYSPIEKLCCVLVWTTRRLRQYMLYHTTWLISKLDPLKYMMESTALNGRMARWQILLSEFDIVYVSQKAIKGSAIADFLATRALEDYEPLSFDFPNEDLMYVATAEDDNQKGDVWKLNFDGASNAVGNEIGAVLISPNGDYYPFTSKLDFDCTNNMAEYEACIMGIRAAIERKIKVLEVYGVSALVTYQLKGEWETRDPKLISYRKLVLELIEEFDDITFCYLPRDENQMADALATLASMMKVNKQEDVKPIQMSIYDAPARCCNVDEEEEKDDNPWYQDILRYVKNREYPNQATENDKRTLRRLASDYVSDGEILYKRGKDQVLLRCVDAVEAKQILEEVHDGICGTHANGFTMARQIMKFGYYWSTMEGDCIKYAKKCHKCQIYGDKIHVPPSPLHVMTSPWPFSMWGMDVIGPILPKASNGHRFLFVMIDYFTKWVEATSYANVTKAAVSKFLKKEIICRYGMLERIISDNALNLNNSTIAEVCGQFKIKHHNSSPYRPKMNGAVEAANKNIKRIVEKMTETYRDWHEKLPFALYAYRTSVRTSTGXTPFSLVYGMEAVLPIEVEIPSLRVLSELKLDEAEWVQSRYDQLNLIEKKMLRAIRHGQMYQKRMIRAYDKKVYPRNFHEGDLVLKRILPIQKDFRGKWMPNWEGPYVVKKAFSGGALILTEMDGKSLANPMNSDSVKMYFA